A window from Actinomycetes bacterium encodes these proteins:
- the yajC gene encoding preprotein translocase subunit YajC, translating to MTLELLASGGDTGGSPLGLLILLLPIAAIIFLTVVPQRRQRAKQAALMSNLEVGDEVVTIGGIHGVINHIEDDVVHLEVDDDVVMKIGLGAVSRKAAEPDPNSPASRQRGGIMGALMGGGAADSAASSDPDGDSEGQSEGDAAGDGDQDD from the coding sequence GTGACACTCGAACTTCTCGCAAGTGGTGGTGACACGGGAGGCAGCCCCCTGGGCCTGCTCATCCTGTTGTTGCCGATTGCCGCAATCATCTTCCTGACAGTCGTGCCCCAGCGGCGTCAGCGCGCCAAGCAGGCCGCGCTGATGTCGAACCTCGAGGTGGGCGACGAAGTCGTCACCATCGGTGGCATTCACGGCGTCATCAACCACATCGAGGATGACGTCGTACACCTCGAGGTCGACGACGACGTGGTCATGAAGATCGGGCTCGGAGCAGTCAGCCGCAAGGCCGCGGAGCCGGATCCGAACTCGCCCGCATCCCGACAGCGCGGGGGCATCATGGGCGCCCTGATGGGTGGAGGTGCAGCCGATTCCGCTGCGTCCTCCGACCCGGACGGTGACTCCGAGGGCCAGTCCGAGGGTGATGCCGCCGGAGACGGCGACCAGGACGACTGA
- a CDS encoding bifunctional (p)ppGpp synthetase/guanosine-3',5'-bis(diphosphate) 3'-pyrophosphohydrolase, whose product MPTMTRVLPWRRHTVPQAMEVKGIVEEYRNLHPKKPTEAITAAHELAARWHEGQLRRSGEPYITHPLAVAAIVARYGMDDTTIAAALLHDAVEDTGLTLLEVEAQFGVEVAEIVDGVTKLERFEFDSKEAQQAATMRKMLVAMAKDIRVLVIKLADRLHNMRTIAAMPTAKQTRTARETLDVYAPLAHRLGMAEMKQQLEDLCFAALNPPMFAEIDQMVAERTPQREAFIEEVLDEVRDRLKQMGIKAEVTGRPKHLWSIYEKMVLKGREFDEIFDLVGVRVVVESTKDCYAALGTIHSLWAPVAGRFKDYIAMPKFNLYQSLHTTVVGVSGQVLEVQIRTQEMHNRAEWGVAAHFSYKEGPSEDVAWLNRIVDWQQEMTDPGEFMANLKIDLEQDEVFVFTPKGDVVTLPAGGTPVDFAYAIHTEVGHRCIGARVGGRLVPLDEKLQVGDTVEIFTSKVAGAGPSQDWLTFVASRSAAAKIRQWFSRERREDALESGREELLKELRKAALPSQKIMSGELLDEVSGQLKYTDADAMLTAIGEGHVSAASVAQRVANLLRTAEDDREDVVANPVMSPGRRRGRKVGVHVEGFDDMLVRIARCCTPVPGDEIVGFITRGRGVSVHRTDCANAVSLKEGQGERMLNVDWDSDSTGDFLALVEVRALDRPRLLQEVISVLSEHRVNIVSSTSHAGGDRVATMRFEFELGDSSHLDTLLNTLRTIDSVYDAYRVLPGAASS is encoded by the coding sequence TTGCCCACGATGACGCGCGTGTTGCCGTGGCGGCGCCACACGGTTCCCCAGGCCATGGAGGTCAAGGGAATCGTCGAGGAGTACCGCAACCTGCACCCCAAGAAGCCCACCGAAGCGATCACTGCGGCCCACGAGCTCGCCGCCCGCTGGCACGAGGGGCAGTTGCGCCGCAGCGGCGAGCCGTATATCACCCACCCTCTCGCGGTGGCAGCGATCGTCGCCCGCTACGGGATGGACGACACCACCATTGCGGCGGCCCTGCTGCACGACGCCGTCGAGGACACCGGTCTCACCCTGCTGGAGGTCGAGGCACAGTTCGGTGTCGAGGTCGCCGAGATCGTCGACGGTGTCACGAAGCTCGAGCGGTTCGAGTTCGACTCCAAGGAAGCCCAGCAGGCGGCCACGATGCGCAAGATGCTCGTGGCGATGGCCAAGGACATCCGCGTCCTGGTGATCAAGCTCGCGGACCGGCTGCACAACATGCGCACGATCGCAGCGATGCCGACCGCCAAACAGACCCGCACGGCGCGCGAGACACTTGATGTGTACGCGCCCCTGGCGCATCGGCTCGGCATGGCCGAGATGAAGCAGCAACTCGAAGACCTCTGCTTCGCTGCACTCAACCCACCGATGTTCGCCGAGATCGACCAGATGGTCGCCGAGCGCACACCGCAGCGCGAGGCGTTCATCGAGGAGGTGCTCGACGAGGTCCGCGACCGCCTCAAGCAGATGGGCATCAAGGCCGAGGTGACCGGTCGCCCGAAGCACCTCTGGTCCATCTACGAGAAGATGGTGCTCAAGGGGCGGGAGTTCGACGAGATCTTCGACCTCGTCGGCGTGCGCGTGGTCGTGGAGTCCACCAAGGACTGCTACGCGGCCCTGGGCACGATCCATTCGCTGTGGGCGCCCGTGGCCGGACGGTTCAAGGACTACATAGCGATGCCCAAGTTCAACCTCTACCAGTCGCTGCACACGACGGTGGTGGGGGTGAGTGGGCAGGTACTCGAGGTGCAGATCCGCACCCAGGAGATGCACAACCGCGCCGAGTGGGGGGTGGCGGCGCACTTCTCCTACAAGGAAGGCCCTTCCGAGGACGTCGCCTGGCTCAACCGGATAGTCGACTGGCAACAGGAGATGACCGATCCGGGCGAGTTCATGGCCAACCTGAAGATCGACCTCGAACAGGACGAGGTGTTCGTCTTCACCCCCAAGGGAGACGTGGTCACGCTCCCGGCGGGTGGCACGCCCGTCGACTTCGCCTACGCAATCCACACCGAGGTCGGCCACCGTTGCATCGGTGCCCGCGTGGGCGGTCGCCTGGTGCCCCTCGACGAGAAGCTCCAGGTCGGCGACACCGTGGAGATCTTCACATCGAAGGTGGCCGGTGCAGGTCCGAGCCAGGACTGGCTGACCTTCGTTGCCAGCCGGTCGGCCGCGGCGAAGATCCGCCAGTGGTTCAGTCGGGAGCGTCGCGAGGATGCTCTGGAGTCGGGCCGCGAGGAGTTGCTAAAGGAGCTGCGCAAGGCTGCGTTGCCGAGCCAGAAGATCATGTCGGGCGAACTGCTCGACGAAGTATCAGGCCAGCTCAAGTACACCGACGCCGACGCGATGCTCACAGCGATCGGCGAGGGTCATGTCTCGGCCGCCTCTGTTGCCCAGCGAGTGGCAAACCTGCTGCGCACCGCCGAGGACGACCGAGAGGACGTGGTGGCCAACCCGGTCATGTCACCGGGGCGGCGTCGCGGTCGCAAGGTCGGCGTGCACGTGGAGGGCTTCGACGACATGCTCGTGCGCATCGCCCGCTGCTGCACCCCCGTACCCGGCGACGAGATCGTCGGCTTCATCACCCGTGGCAGGGGAGTGTCGGTGCACCGCACCGACTGCGCGAACGCCGTCTCGCTGAAGGAGGGCCAGGGCGAGCGGATGCTCAACGTCGACTGGGACTCCGACAGCACCGGCGACTTCCTGGCCCTGGTCGAGGTGCGTGCCCTCGACCGGCCGCGCCTGTTGCAGGAAGTCATCAGCGTGCTATCCGAACACCGGGTCAACATCGTGTCGAGCACCAGCCACGCCGGCGGCGACCGGGTCGCCACCATGCGCTTCGAGTTCGAGCTCGGCGACTCGTCACACCTGGACACCCTGCTCAACACGCTTCGCACGATCGACAGCGTCTACGACGCCTACCGGGTGTTGCCCGGAGCCGCCAGCAGCTGA
- a CDS encoding acyltransferase, whose product MASGGDGGVISRVELLDGLRGVAVLMVLMHHAAPAFTGGLMLQTGVDLFFVLSGFLITTILMRTRKRSDYFRLFYARRSLRIFPLYYAFLAISLLFAWLAIHFDVHEAVGYPEAQNLLDNQLWGWLYQVNNLLAFEGTIAFAGLTHLWSLSIEEQFYLGWPVIVRRVRPERMLAVALGVAAFSIVLRGFSYTVWGKNMAYYFTFNRLDGLALGAAAAIVLLNPELREKAAGLMRWGAKLWWAVPLLLIVPLYPYGMYGSLVALELGYVAWVVAAYTGALPARPTRWLGSRFMLKLGAYCYAIYVFSMPIAQPVKDMTPTGIPIVDATFAITVTLGLSYVLAAISWRLWESRWLRLKSRFTYTGQVATRT is encoded by the coding sequence ATGGCGTCTGGGGGCGATGGGGGCGTCATCTCGCGGGTCGAGTTGCTCGACGGGCTGCGCGGGGTGGCCGTGTTGATGGTGCTGATGCACCACGCTGCTCCCGCGTTCACGGGTGGCCTGATGCTCCAGACCGGCGTGGACCTGTTCTTCGTGCTCTCGGGCTTCCTGATCACGACGATCCTGATGCGCACGCGCAAGCGATCCGACTACTTCCGGCTGTTCTACGCCCGCCGGTCATTGCGGATCTTCCCGCTCTACTACGCGTTCCTCGCGATCTCGCTGCTCTTCGCCTGGTTGGCGATCCACTTCGACGTCCACGAGGCCGTCGGGTATCCCGAGGCGCAGAACCTGCTGGACAACCAGCTGTGGGGCTGGCTGTACCAGGTCAACAACCTTCTGGCATTCGAGGGCACCATCGCCTTCGCCGGTCTCACGCACCTGTGGTCGCTGTCCATCGAGGAGCAGTTCTACCTGGGCTGGCCCGTGATCGTGCGCCGTGTGCGTCCGGAGCGGATGCTGGCGGTGGCGCTCGGCGTCGCTGCCTTCTCCATCGTGTTGCGCGGGTTCTCCTACACGGTGTGGGGCAAGAACATGGCGTACTACTTCACATTCAACCGCCTGGACGGCCTCGCGCTGGGCGCCGCGGCGGCAATCGTGCTGCTCAACCCTGAGTTGCGCGAGAAGGCCGCCGGTCTGATGCGCTGGGGAGCCAAGCTTTGGTGGGCCGTGCCGTTGCTGCTGATCGTGCCGCTGTACCCGTACGGCATGTACGGGTCGCTCGTGGCCCTCGAGCTTGGCTACGTCGCATGGGTCGTGGCCGCTTACACCGGCGCACTACCCGCGCGACCCACCCGGTGGCTGGGCAGCAGGTTCATGCTGAAACTGGGTGCCTACTGCTATGCGATCTACGTGTTCTCGATGCCGATCGCCCAGCCCGTCAAGGACATGACGCCGACTGGGATCCCAATCGTCGACGCAACGTTTGCCATCACGGTGACGCTGGGACTGTCCTACGTGCTGGCCGCCATCAGTTGGCGGCTGTGGGAGTCGCGCTGGCTACGACTCAAGAGCAGGTTCACCTACACCGGTCAGGTCGCCACCCGAACCTGA
- the secD gene encoding protein translocase subunit SecD, with translation MRQHPLRNMLIVMGLAVGLLILTIVLGRSPTLGLDLQGGVSVNLQPVDESGAVVDDIPDEQLDEAIGIIRNRVDAVGVTEPEVSRQGNTITVQLPGASNQQDVIDLVGTTARLRFRPVLQVLGPELDEEQRSEVEAEVERLRGEAGMPEGVTTRQVVEEEVAAATAAAEADPEAAPPEGPQNQWGVDVNSESFQGLVQAETLLESQVTPREEIERDQEVTLADGEGNLYRLGPTYSSGDNWLEGEAVEDATSGLDPQGQWTVTPTFREGPEGIDLFNQIAALCNAGDPSTCPAQPGGLGQLAIVLDGEVLTAPSIQQPSFSRDQIQISGAFTQDSARDVAVALRYGSLPLELVPQQAETVSATLGEGALRAGIISGLIGLLAVFVYLFAYYRMLALITLASLSTSAMLLWSAMSWLGATVTLAGVVGLVVSIGVAIDSSVVSFEGIKEDVRKGATVRSVAERSMTRSYSTIVKADTSSLIGAAVLYWLSIGPVRGFAFYLGAATLLDLFSAFFVLRPGVMSLSRSGAGKAPGRLGVPIDDLPEETRTKVTGGAAAAEVGA, from the coding sequence ATGCGACAACACCCGCTGCGCAACATGCTGATCGTGATGGGGCTGGCCGTGGGTCTGCTGATACTCACGATCGTGCTCGGGCGGTCTCCCACACTCGGCCTCGACCTGCAGGGCGGTGTCTCGGTCAACCTGCAACCGGTCGACGAGAGCGGTGCGGTGGTGGACGACATCCCCGACGAGCAGCTCGACGAGGCGATCGGCATCATCCGCAACCGTGTGGACGCGGTCGGCGTGACCGAGCCCGAGGTGAGCCGGCAGGGCAACACGATCACCGTGCAGCTGCCCGGTGCCTCCAACCAGCAGGACGTGATCGACCTCGTCGGCACCACCGCCCGGCTGCGATTCCGGCCGGTGCTCCAGGTGCTCGGCCCCGAGCTCGACGAGGAGCAGCGCTCCGAGGTCGAGGCCGAGGTGGAGCGCCTGCGCGGCGAGGCCGGCATGCCCGAGGGGGTAACGACCCGCCAAGTGGTCGAAGAGGAAGTGGCCGCGGCTACTGCGGCAGCCGAAGCGGATCCCGAGGCTGCTCCGCCCGAGGGTCCCCAGAACCAGTGGGGCGTTGACGTCAACAGCGAGAGCTTCCAGGGGCTCGTGCAGGCCGAGACGCTCCTCGAGTCGCAGGTGACGCCGCGCGAGGAGATCGAGCGGGACCAGGAGGTGACGCTGGCCGATGGCGAGGGCAACCTCTACCGCCTGGGTCCAACCTACAGCTCCGGTGACAACTGGCTGGAGGGCGAGGCCGTGGAGGACGCGACCAGCGGACTCGACCCGCAGGGCCAATGGACTGTCACGCCCACCTTCCGGGAAGGCCCGGAAGGCATTGACCTGTTCAACCAGATCGCTGCGCTCTGCAACGCCGGCGACCCCAGCACCTGCCCGGCCCAGCCGGGTGGCCTCGGACAGCTGGCGATCGTGCTTGATGGCGAGGTCCTCACTGCGCCGTCGATCCAGCAGCCATCGTTCTCGCGGGACCAGATCCAGATTTCCGGTGCATTCACCCAGGACAGTGCCCGTGATGTGGCCGTGGCGCTGCGCTACGGCTCCCTGCCACTCGAACTCGTGCCCCAGCAGGCGGAGACGGTTTCGGCCACCCTCGGCGAGGGTGCACTCCGTGCCGGGATCATCTCGGGCCTGATCGGGCTCCTGGCGGTCTTCGTCTACCTCTTCGCCTACTACCGCATGCTGGCGCTCATCACCCTGGCGAGCCTCTCCACCTCGGCGATGCTTCTGTGGTCCGCGATGTCGTGGCTCGGTGCCACCGTCACCCTCGCGGGCGTGGTCGGACTCGTGGTGTCAATCGGTGTGGCAATCGACTCGAGCGTCGTGAGCTTCGAGGGCATCAAGGAAGACGTGCGCAAGGGCGCCACCGTGAGGTCCGTGGCGGAACGCTCCATGACCCGGTCGTACTCCACCATCGTGAAGGCCGACACCTCCTCGCTGATCGGCGCCGCCGTGCTGTACTGGCTGTCGATAGGCCCGGTGAGGGGCTTCGCCTTCTACCTCGGCGCCGCGACCCTGCTCGATCTCTTCTCGGCCTTCTTCGTCCTGCGACCCGGAGTGATGTCCCTGTCCCGCTCGGGTGCGGGCAAGGCCCCCGGTCGTCTGGGAGTCCCGATCGATGACCTGCCCGAAGAGACGCGCACCAAGGTTACCGGCGGTGCCGCAGCAGCGGAGGTGGGTGCGTGA
- the queA gene encoding tRNA preQ1(34) S-adenosylmethionine ribosyltransferase-isomerase QueA, with translation MRTDDLDYELPGERIAQVPVEPRDSARLLVDVGPGTEPADATVADLPRRLDRGDLVVLNDTRVLPARVAVRRSTGGAGEVLLLEERADGRWEALCRPSRKMAPGDVVTSGGGRIDFEVGDDLGGGRRLVRPVVKGGPFVGNDQAPLLGALEAEGELPLPPYITEALGDPERYQTTFARRPASAAAPTAGLHVTQGLLAALAERGVKVATVELVVGLDTFRPVTSEHVEDHPIHTEHYRVPERTWHEVKATELEGGSVVAVGTTTVRALESVAHTGNLAGRTDLFITPGFDFRVVDRMVTNFHLPRSSLLAMVQAFVGSRWRELYAEAIRRGYRFLSFGDAMLLTCTASSPSGATPQG, from the coding sequence GTGCGCACCGACGACCTCGACTACGAACTGCCCGGGGAGCGGATCGCGCAGGTCCCGGTAGAGCCGCGCGACTCGGCGCGCCTCCTGGTCGATGTCGGCCCCGGCACCGAGCCCGCCGACGCCACCGTCGCGGACCTTCCTCGCCGGCTCGACCGCGGTGACCTCGTGGTGCTCAACGACACCCGCGTGCTGCCGGCCCGCGTCGCCGTGCGTCGCAGCACAGGTGGTGCAGGCGAGGTGCTGTTGCTGGAGGAGCGGGCTGACGGGCGGTGGGAGGCACTCTGCCGTCCCTCGCGCAAGATGGCCCCTGGTGATGTGGTCACCTCCGGTGGAGGTCGGATCGACTTCGAGGTGGGAGACGACCTGGGCGGCGGCCGCCGTCTCGTGCGCCCGGTGGTGAAGGGGGGTCCGTTCGTTGGCAACGACCAGGCGCCGCTGCTCGGTGCGCTCGAGGCCGAGGGCGAGCTGCCACTGCCGCCTTACATCACCGAGGCTCTCGGAGATCCAGAGCGCTACCAGACGACCTTCGCAAGACGGCCCGCCTCTGCCGCCGCGCCGACGGCAGGCCTGCACGTCACCCAGGGCTTGCTCGCCGCCCTCGCCGAACGGGGGGTGAAGGTGGCCACGGTGGAGTTGGTGGTGGGGCTCGACACGTTCCGGCCGGTCACCAGCGAGCATGTTGAGGACCATCCGATCCACACCGAGCACTACCGCGTGCCCGAGCGCACCTGGCACGAGGTCAAGGCCACCGAGTTGGAGGGCGGAAGCGTCGTGGCGGTGGGCACCACAACGGTGAGGGCCCTGGAGTCAGTCGCCCACACGGGCAACCTGGCCGGCCGCACCGACCTGTTCATCACGCCGGGCTTCGACTTCCGGGTGGTGGACCGCATGGTCACCAACTTCCACCTGCCCCGCTCGTCGCTGCTGGCGATGGTGCAGGCGTTCGTGGGGTCGCGCTGGCGGGAGCTTTACGCCGAAGCGATCCGGCGGGGGTACCGGTTCCTCAGCTTCGGCGATGCCATGCTGCTGACCTGCACTGCGAGTTCACCGTCCGGCGCGACGCCGCAGGGGTGA
- a CDS encoding acyl-CoA dehydrogenase, whose protein sequence is MERDIYTEEHELFREAYRTFVERELVPNRDKWHAAGITDREIFVKAGESGFLAMDVPEEFGGAGVKDLRYNNIIAQEICMADVYPHGMGMTLHSDVCLPYFTEWTTDEQKKRWLPGIASGEQITAVAMTEPGIGSDLASMGTTAIRDGDEYVLNGSKTFITNGINADLVIVAAKTDPSERHKGMSLLIVEAASEGFERGRNLEKIGFHAQDTAELFFNDVRVPAENLLGNEGEGFLLLVKNLPQERLSIAMAAVAHARAMLTWTIEYAKERQAFGQPIGNFQNSRFKLAEMQTEITIAEAFIDKCIMALNVGELTAEEASMAKWWTTELQKRTADTCVQLHGGYGYMEEYAIARAYTDARVPTIYGGTTEIMKEIIGRSMGF, encoded by the coding sequence ATGGAGCGCGACATATACACCGAGGAACACGAGCTGTTCCGCGAGGCCTACCGGACCTTCGTGGAGCGCGAACTGGTGCCCAACCGCGACAAGTGGCACGCGGCGGGCATCACCGACCGCGAGATCTTCGTCAAGGCGGGCGAGAGCGGCTTCCTCGCCATGGACGTGCCCGAGGAGTTCGGCGGGGCCGGGGTGAAGGACCTCCGCTACAACAACATCATCGCCCAGGAGATCTGCATGGCCGATGTGTACCCGCACGGCATGGGCATGACCCTGCACTCCGACGTGTGCCTGCCCTACTTCACCGAGTGGACCACCGACGAGCAGAAGAAGCGCTGGTTGCCGGGCATCGCGAGCGGCGAGCAGATCACTGCGGTCGCCATGACGGAGCCCGGCATCGGGTCGGACCTCGCGTCCATGGGCACAACCGCCATCCGTGACGGCGACGAGTACGTGCTCAACGGGTCGAAGACCTTCATCACCAACGGCATCAACGCGGACCTCGTGATCGTGGCGGCCAAGACCGACCCGAGCGAGCGCCACAAGGGGATGTCGCTGCTGATCGTCGAGGCAGCGAGTGAGGGCTTCGAGCGTGGTCGCAACCTGGAGAAGATCGGGTTCCATGCCCAGGACACCGCCGAGCTGTTCTTCAACGACGTGCGGGTCCCGGCGGAGAACCTGCTGGGCAACGAGGGCGAGGGCTTCCTGCTGCTGGTCAAGAACCTGCCCCAGGAACGGCTCTCGATCGCCATGGCGGCGGTCGCGCACGCCAGGGCAATGCTCACGTGGACCATCGAGTACGCGAAGGAGCGCCAAGCCTTCGGCCAGCCCATCGGCAACTTCCAGAACAGCCGCTTCAAGCTCGCCGAGATGCAGACCGAGATCACCATCGCCGAGGCCTTCATCGACAAGTGCATCATGGCGCTCAACGTGGGCGAACTCACCGCCGAGGAGGCGTCCATGGCCAAGTGGTGGACGACCGAACTGCAGAAGCGCACCGCGGACACCTGCGTGCAGCTCCATGGTGGGTACGGCTACATGGAGGAGTACGCGATCGCGCGTGCCTACACCGACGCCCGGGTGCCGACCATCTACGGCGGCACTACCGAGATCATGAAGGAGATCATCGGCCGCTCCATGGGCTTCTAG
- a CDS encoding cupin domain-containing protein → MVLEPGPLRVIRNAFSTKGEVLDDIRRLDLWPTTYVSDRMEELPLHWHGFDNCGYVLEGSSYILDESGERVPLGPGDKLEIPAGAVHAEGEVTERMVYLVGLPMAANLFDVLIELNPPETSPLAGT, encoded by the coding sequence ATGGTTCTCGAGCCTGGCCCTCTCAGGGTGATCCGCAACGCCTTCAGCACGAAGGGCGAAGTCCTCGACGACATCCGCCGGCTGGACCTGTGGCCGACCACCTATGTGTCGGACCGCATGGAGGAGTTGCCCCTTCACTGGCACGGCTTCGACAACTGTGGCTACGTGCTCGAAGGGAGCAGCTACATCCTCGACGAGTCCGGTGAGCGTGTCCCGCTCGGTCCCGGCGACAAGCTGGAGATTCCCGCCGGTGCGGTGCACGCCGAGGGGGAGGTGACCGAGCGAATGGTCTACCTGGTGGGTCTCCCGATGGCGGCCAACCTGTTCGACGTGCTCATAGAGCTCAATCCGCCGGAGACGAGCCCACTCGCCGGAACCTGA
- the secF gene encoding protein translocase subunit SecF, whose product MGVLKRMYRGNNDFDFPKWFPRAGLLSALLCVGSIITIAVQWVPLSIDFEGGSVWEVSSDSFTAEQAEAVITEAGGVEGRTVTVDKVQAAETVDGERTLRISGRVEIDQPEESDAEEVASERRETTVEVGAEIADSLAEAAGVDAEDVSVNTVGKTWGDDITRQALVSLIVFMVLVTLYISWRLEFRMAIAALAAVVHDILITVGVYSLFQITVTPATVISFLTILGFSLYDTIVVYDRVQDNADRLGRTGRYTYTAVMRRSLNQVLMRSINTSITTLLPIISMLVVGNFMLGQSTIGDFSLALLIGLMLGTYSSLFVASPITVLLKEREGRWREIRTRIENRGQDPSDTAWYGLGTEQRAASTAAVTGAPSSPPAESAKPATGTGLTPGGHPPRPRKKKRRR is encoded by the coding sequence ATGGGTGTCCTGAAGCGCATGTACCGCGGCAACAACGACTTCGACTTCCCGAAGTGGTTCCCCCGCGCGGGGCTCCTGTCAGCCCTGCTGTGCGTCGGGTCGATCATCACGATTGCGGTCCAGTGGGTCCCGCTGTCCATCGACTTCGAAGGCGGGTCGGTCTGGGAGGTGTCCTCGGACAGTTTCACCGCGGAGCAGGCGGAAGCGGTGATCACGGAAGCCGGCGGGGTCGAGGGCCGTACCGTCACCGTGGACAAGGTCCAGGCGGCCGAGACGGTCGACGGGGAGCGGACGCTGCGGATCTCGGGACGGGTCGAGATCGACCAGCCCGAGGAATCCGACGCAGAGGAGGTCGCCTCGGAACGTCGTGAGACCACCGTGGAGGTGGGTGCCGAGATCGCGGACTCGCTCGCTGAGGCGGCCGGTGTCGACGCCGAGGATGTGAGCGTCAACACGGTCGGCAAGACCTGGGGTGACGACATCACCCGTCAGGCGCTCGTGTCGCTGATCGTGTTCATGGTGTTGGTGACGCTCTACATCAGTTGGCGCCTCGAGTTCCGCATGGCCATCGCCGCTCTGGCCGCCGTGGTGCACGACATCCTGATCACCGTCGGTGTCTATTCACTGTTCCAGATCACCGTTACGCCGGCGACGGTGATCTCCTTCCTGACGATCCTGGGCTTCTCGCTGTACGACACGATCGTGGTGTACGACCGGGTGCAGGACAATGCCGACCGGCTCGGGCGCACGGGGCGCTACACCTACACGGCGGTGATGCGGCGCTCGCTCAACCAGGTGCTGATGCGATCGATCAACACTTCGATCACGACCTTGTTGCCGATCATCTCCATGCTCGTCGTGGGCAACTTCATGCTCGGCCAGAGCACGATCGGTGACTTCTCGCTGGCGTTGCTGATCGGTCTCATGCTCGGCACCTACTCGTCGCTGTTCGTGGCGTCGCCGATCACGGTGCTTCTCAAGGAGCGCGAGGGCCGCTGGCGGGAGATACGCACCCGGATCGAGAACCGGGGCCAGGACCCCTCCGACACCGCCTGGTACGGCCTCGGCACCGAGCAGCGCGCGGCCTCCACGGCTGCGGTCACCGGTGCACCGAGCTCACCGCCGGCCGAGTCAGCGAAGCCGGCCACCGGCACCGGACTCACTCCGGGCGGCCATCCGCCCCGGCCGCGCAAGAAGAAGCGCCGCCGCTGA
- the tgt gene encoding tRNA guanosine(34) transglycosylase Tgt, producing the protein MRLEVDVQASDGAARRGTVVTARGSFEVPAFMPVGTRGTIRALSTHELASLRSSEDEAVDVMLANTYHLMLRPGAEVVARLGGLHAFSGWGGHMLTDSGGYQVFSLDPRVTEEGAEFRSAYDGSTHMLTPEGAVHTQELLGADIQMVLDVCAPLPSDRRTLGAAVDRTLRWAERARGSHRRTGDQALFGIVQGGADPELRADAATRTVALDFDGYAVGGLSVGETREDMLPALEAAVAHLPADQPRYLMGVGDPVSIVEAVARGVDMFDCVLPTRLARHGTLLTDGGRLNIKRAEFADSDLPVSGECRCPTCTGYPRGYLRHLMAVGEPAAKTLCTIHNLTWMLDLVSSIRSAITAGTLAELRSRLAAAHGDMAPGTAEDSGRGGRRS; encoded by the coding sequence ATGAGGCTCGAGGTCGACGTCCAGGCGAGTGATGGTGCTGCGCGCAGGGGCACGGTGGTGACAGCCCGCGGCAGCTTCGAGGTGCCGGCGTTCATGCCGGTCGGCACCCGCGGCACGATCCGTGCGCTGAGCACCCACGAGCTGGCCTCCTTGCGCAGCTCTGAGGACGAGGCTGTTGATGTGATGCTGGCCAACACCTACCACCTCATGCTGCGTCCCGGCGCCGAGGTGGTCGCACGGCTGGGTGGCCTGCACGCGTTCAGCGGATGGGGCGGGCACATGCTCACCGACTCCGGTGGCTACCAGGTGTTCTCGCTCGATCCACGCGTGACCGAGGAGGGGGCGGAGTTCCGGTCCGCCTACGACGGGTCCACGCACATGCTCACGCCGGAGGGTGCCGTTCACACCCAGGAGCTGCTCGGCGCCGACATCCAGATGGTGCTCGATGTTTGCGCGCCCCTTCCCTCGGACCGGCGAACGCTCGGCGCGGCCGTGGATCGCACGCTGCGGTGGGCCGAGCGTGCCCGGGGGTCCCACCGGCGCACCGGGGACCAGGCGCTCTTCGGCATCGTGCAGGGCGGGGCCGATCCCGAGCTGCGGGCGGACGCAGCCACCCGCACGGTGGCACTCGACTTCGACGGGTATGCAGTCGGTGGCCTGTCGGTGGGGGAGACCCGCGAGGACATGCTGCCGGCACTCGAAGCGGCCGTGGCCCACCTGCCGGCCGACCAGCCCCGCTACCTGATGGGAGTGGGAGATCCGGTGTCGATCGTGGAGGCCGTGGCCCGCGGGGTCGACATGTTCGACTGCGTGCTGCCCACCAGGCTGGCCAGGCACGGCACCTTGCTCACCGACGGCGGCCGGCTCAACATCAAACGTGCCGAGTTCGCGGACAGCGACCTCCCCGTCAGCGGCGAATGCCGGTGCCCCACCTGCACCGGCTACCCCAGGGGTTACCTGCGACACCTGATGGCCGTGGGGGAACCGGCCGCAAAGACGTTGTGCACCATCCACAACCTGACCTGGATGCTGGACCTCGTGTCGTCGATACGCAGTGCCATCACCGCCGGCACCCTCGCAGAGCTGCGCTCCCGCCTCGCCGCAGCGCATGGCGACATGGCCCCGGGCACAGCAGAGGATTCGGGGCGGGGCGGGCGAAGGTCCTAG